The following proteins come from a genomic window of Geomonas sp. RF6:
- a CDS encoding dipeptide epimerase translates to MSNVIDDAAVSIIRAPLVTPFRIATGQHDELANVFIRLRSSDGACGYGEAAVATHITGETVEATMASLQSATAALKGRSVDAPEDLCREFAPAFAGNHAGLAALEMAVLDLSARIRGIPLYRLFPPAVAQAPVLSFATDITVVIGSAEEARATATQFASRGFEAFKIKIGKDEELDLSRVLAVREVAPESTLILDANMGFTGERMLDFLDRLDRHGARPVLLEQPVPKHDWDGLTAITAALQGSGTLVCADESVGSLADARRAIDRNAVSAINIKSMKSGLIEGAEIARLAAANGIPLMLGAMMESAVSITASAHFAASLGCFDFIDLDTTFFIKGELSHSPYLDDSGRFDLSAAAPGIGVAVPFH, encoded by the coding sequence ATGTCCAATGTCATAGACGATGCCGCTGTTTCCATAATCAGGGCGCCGCTCGTCACGCCGTTTCGCATCGCGACGGGGCAGCACGATGAGTTGGCCAACGTCTTTATCCGCCTGAGAAGCAGTGATGGGGCATGCGGCTATGGTGAGGCGGCGGTCGCGACGCACATCACGGGCGAAACGGTGGAGGCCACCATGGCGAGCCTGCAGAGTGCGACCGCGGCCCTGAAGGGGCGCTCGGTCGATGCGCCGGAGGATCTCTGTCGTGAGTTTGCTCCAGCCTTTGCCGGCAACCATGCCGGGCTGGCAGCGCTGGAGATGGCGGTGCTCGATCTCTCCGCCCGCATTCGCGGCATTCCCCTTTACCGACTGTTCCCTCCCGCTGTGGCGCAGGCGCCGGTACTCTCCTTTGCCACCGACATCACGGTTGTCATAGGCTCCGCTGAAGAAGCCCGTGCCACTGCGACTCAGTTCGCCTCCCGGGGATTCGAGGCGTTCAAGATAAAGATTGGGAAGGATGAGGAACTGGACCTGAGCCGCGTCCTGGCGGTGCGGGAGGTTGCACCGGAGAGTACGCTGATTCTCGATGCGAATATGGGATTCACCGGAGAGAGGATGCTGGACTTTCTGGACAGGCTCGACCGCCACGGCGCACGCCCCGTGCTCCTCGAGCAGCCGGTGCCAAAGCACGACTGGGACGGGCTTACGGCGATAACGGCGGCGCTTCAGGGGAGCGGCACACTCGTCTGTGCCGATGAAAGCGTCGGCTCCCTCGCTGATGCCAGGCGGGCCATCGATAGGAACGCCGTCAGCGCCATCAACATCAAGTCGATGAAAAGCGGCCTCATCGAGGGTGCCGAGATCGCGCGCCTTGCTGCTGCAAATGGCATCCCCCTCATGCTGGGTGCGATGATGGAGAGCGCGGTATCGATCACCGCCTCCGCCCACTTCGCGGCCAGCCTCGGCTGCTTCGACTTCATCGACCTCGACACGACCTTCTTCATCAAGGGAGAGCTCTCACACTCGCCGTACCTCGACGACAGCGGCAGATTCGATCTCTCCGCCGCCGCCCCCGGGATCGGCGTGGCAGTACCCTTCCACTGA
- a CDS encoding type II toxin-antitoxin system RelE family toxin: MPWTVKFTRQAEKQAATLPKKLRAVLALLAHEIETDGPVRGNWPNYGKLSKTRHHCHLKKGKPTYVAVWEVVDGQIRLVEVTYVGTHEKAPY, from the coding sequence ATGCCATGGACCGTCAAATTCACCCGACAGGCGGAAAAGCAGGCTGCAACGTTGCCGAAGAAGCTAAGGGCTGTCCTTGCGCTCCTGGCGCACGAGATTGAGACTGATGGACCTGTGAGGGGCAACTGGCCCAACTACGGGAAACTTTCAAAGACTCGGCATCATTGCCATTTGAAAAAGGGGAAGCCCACGTACGTTGCCGTATGGGAAGTGGTGGACGGCCAGATCCGGCTGGTGGAGGTCACATATGTTGGAACGCACGAAAAAGCGCCGTACTGA
- a CDS encoding helix-turn-helix domain-containing protein, translating to MLERTKKRRTESGKSRASSVGADTPKAVARFTGPPEKIVRLRRFAERIGLETADDTSVEWRSVFPEVEGNKSGTMLKGARTREGLTQVQVAQASNIPQRHISEMENGKRVIGKDTAKRLAEVLHVDYRVFL from the coding sequence ATGTTGGAACGCACGAAAAAGCGCCGTACTGAAAGTGGCAAGAGCCGAGCATCTTCGGTTGGAGCTGATACGCCTAAGGCTGTCGCCAGATTTACCGGCCCGCCGGAGAAAATCGTAAGGTTAAGACGGTTTGCTGAGCGAATCGGGCTTGAAACCGCTGATGATACTTCTGTTGAGTGGAGGAGCGTATTTCCTGAAGTGGAAGGCAACAAGAGCGGCACCATGCTGAAGGGAGCAAGGACACGAGAGGGGCTTACTCAGGTACAAGTTGCACAGGCGTCTAACATTCCTCAGAGACACATTTCGGAGATGGAGAATGGCAAGCGCGTCATTGGAAAGGATACGGCGAAGAGGCTAGCAGAGGTATTGCACGTGGACTACAGGGTTTTTCTTTAG
- a CDS encoding lipase family protein, translated as MSNATAETSTLASERHPGGLMNADPLPLAGDVVSASLIATVSREDTSLLYANVNLPLIPAFDVEIYKISYFTTDEQGALVNASGALVVPTDLGHPAPLVSYQHGTTTLSWDVASTAPAAGQQYRRIDALLFGSAGYVTALPDYLGYGDTAHRFHPYLHAATLASSVVDLLKGARSFCAAHNITLSGKLFLAGYSEGGYATMAATKAIQENHPDLSITASAPMAGPYDLSTSLQEILRTDSYPGAGYLAFAFWAYDKVYSLNLLDQVILPSFASQLDAIFDGSRRLVEDDVPVLPNEIPALFHRDFLAEFVGNGCERLKSRIRENDLHNWAPAVPLRLIHSRSDDIVHFHNSLTAYRNFSTGGGNVVDLLEPPSEGSHSECSLPSLLQAKAWFDTLI; from the coding sequence ATGTCCAACGCAACAGCGGAAACCTCAACTTTGGCAAGCGAGCGCCATCCGGGCGGGCTGATGAACGCCGATCCCCTTCCCCTTGCAGGTGACGTTGTATCCGCATCCCTGATCGCCACGGTCTCCCGGGAGGATACCTCCCTCCTCTACGCAAACGTCAACCTTCCACTCATTCCGGCTTTCGACGTGGAGATTTATAAGATTTCTTACTTCACCACTGACGAGCAGGGGGCCCTGGTAAATGCCTCTGGCGCGCTGGTGGTGCCCACGGATCTGGGCCATCCCGCACCGCTCGTGAGCTACCAGCACGGAACCACCACCCTCAGTTGGGACGTCGCGTCGACCGCCCCTGCAGCCGGCCAGCAGTATCGACGCATCGACGCGCTCCTTTTCGGGAGTGCCGGCTACGTCACCGCCCTCCCCGACTACCTCGGCTATGGCGACACAGCCCACCGGTTCCACCCCTATCTCCATGCGGCAACACTGGCGAGTTCGGTCGTAGATCTCCTGAAAGGCGCGAGGAGCTTCTGTGCCGCGCACAACATCACATTGAGCGGCAAGCTCTTTCTCGCCGGCTACTCCGAAGGGGGGTACGCCACCATGGCCGCCACGAAGGCGATCCAGGAAAATCACCCCGACCTCTCCATAACCGCGTCCGCCCCGATGGCCGGGCCATACGATCTTTCCACCAGCCTGCAGGAAATCCTCAGAACCGACAGCTATCCCGGCGCCGGTTACCTCGCGTTCGCCTTCTGGGCCTACGACAAGGTGTACTCCCTGAACCTCCTGGACCAGGTCATCCTCCCCTCTTTCGCATCCCAGCTCGACGCCATCTTTGACGGCAGCCGAAGATTGGTGGAAGACGACGTGCCGGTTCTGCCAAACGAAATACCGGCGCTTTTTCACAGAGACTTCCTCGCGGAGTTTGTCGGGAACGGTTGCGAACGGTTGAAGTCGAGGATCCGGGAAAACGACCTGCACAACTGGGCTCCGGCCGTCCCGCTGCGCCTGATCCACAGCCGCAGCGACGACATCGTGCACTTCCACAACTCCCTCACCGCCTACCGAAACTTCAGTACCGGCGGCGGAAACGTCGTCGACCTTCTCGAACCTCCTTCGGAAGGGAGTCACAGCGAATGCAGCCTCCCGTCGCTCCTGCAGGCGAAAGCGTGGTTCGACACGCTGATCTAG
- a CDS encoding ChaN family lipoprotein, which produces MKRFSLLSAMILLLFTSICAHAATKVVRVADNAAVDLGKVVEDLGRSDVVFIGDTHDDTEVHRNQLEIIRSLHQRNRDLAIGVEMFTTDSQRDLDDWVSGKVAEKDFIEVYAKNWSYDWRLYRDIFIYARDNRIPLIALNVPKPIMSKVVRQGAKALEDSDRKELPPGPAWTLHPRQAQYLKLIRQQAFGNAPVRFPVANFDEAQALRNDAMAYNVVKFRKKDPKRKVVVIAGTWHAIKNGAPESLKKYGSCSYKVVLPDLPEFTWLKPTAEDVDYLMPRVE; this is translated from the coding sequence GTGAAACGGTTCAGCTTGCTTTCGGCAATGATTCTTTTGCTCTTCACCTCCATCTGCGCGCACGCCGCCACGAAAGTTGTGCGTGTCGCCGACAACGCAGCGGTCGACCTCGGCAAAGTGGTGGAAGATCTCGGCCGCTCCGATGTCGTCTTCATCGGCGACACCCACGACGATACCGAGGTCCATCGAAACCAGCTGGAGATCATCCGGTCCCTGCATCAGAGAAACCGGGATCTGGCCATCGGGGTCGAGATGTTCACGACCGACAGCCAGCGGGATCTGGACGACTGGGTCAGCGGGAAAGTCGCGGAGAAGGACTTTATCGAGGTGTACGCCAAAAACTGGTCCTACGACTGGCGCCTGTACCGGGACATCTTCATCTATGCCCGTGACAACAGGATCCCTCTGATCGCGCTGAACGTGCCGAAGCCGATCATGTCGAAGGTGGTGAGGCAGGGGGCAAAGGCGCTGGAAGATTCCGACAGGAAGGAGTTGCCGCCGGGTCCTGCATGGACATTGCATCCGCGTCAGGCGCAGTATCTGAAGCTGATACGGCAACAGGCATTCGGCAACGCGCCGGTGCGCTTCCCCGTCGCCAACTTTGACGAGGCGCAGGCGCTTCGAAACGACGCGATGGCGTATAATGTCGTGAAGTTCAGGAAGAAGGACCCGAAGAGGAAGGTCGTCGTGATCGCCGGGACGTGGCATGCCATCAAGAACGGCGCGCCGGAAAGCCTGAAGAAATACGGGAGCTGCAGCTACAAGGTCGTGCTTCCGGACCTGCCGGAATTCACCTGGCTGAAGCCGACGGCGGAGGACGTCGATTACCTGATGCCGCGAGTCGAGTAG
- a CDS encoding PFL family protein, translated as MVLHPNEILETIKMVTNENLDIRTVTMGINLLGCSHPDIDTLNRNIYDRIMRCADKLVSTTKDVQNLYGIPIINQRISVTPIAIVAESCGADDLVSVAETLDRAARDTGIDFIGGFSALVQKGMTPGDLKLINSIPQALAITKKVCSSVNVATTKAGINMDAVALMGRVIKEAAELTRDSGGLGCAKLVVFANAPEDNPFMAGAFHGVGEPDCVINVGVSGPGVVNSAVRALENPSLGDISECIKKTAFKITRMGEMVGKEVARRLNAQFGVLDLSLAPTPAVGDSVAAILEAMGLESCGTHGTTAALALLNDAVKKGGAMASSSVGGLSGAFIPVSEDEGMIKAVQRGSLTLDKLEAMTCVCSVGLDMIAVPGDTSASTISAIIADEMAIGMINKKTTAVRIIPAPGMEVGDMVEFGGLLGSAPIMPVHPFSSETFIARGGRIPAPIQSLTN; from the coding sequence ATGGTGTTACATCCGAACGAGATCCTGGAAACGATAAAGATGGTGACCAACGAGAACCTGGACATCAGGACGGTCACCATGGGCATCAACCTTCTCGGTTGCAGCCATCCCGACATCGACACGCTGAACCGCAACATCTACGACCGCATCATGCGCTGCGCCGACAAGCTGGTCAGCACCACGAAGGACGTCCAGAACCTCTACGGCATCCCGATCATCAACCAGCGCATCTCCGTCACCCCCATCGCGATCGTCGCCGAGAGCTGCGGCGCCGACGACCTCGTCTCCGTCGCGGAAACGCTCGACAGGGCAGCGCGCGACACCGGGATCGATTTCATCGGCGGGTTCAGCGCGCTGGTGCAGAAAGGGATGACGCCGGGGGACCTGAAACTCATAAACTCCATCCCGCAGGCGCTCGCGATCACCAAAAAGGTCTGCTCGTCGGTGAACGTGGCAACCACGAAGGCCGGCATCAATATGGACGCCGTAGCCCTCATGGGGCGCGTCATCAAGGAAGCGGCGGAGCTCACCCGTGACAGCGGCGGACTTGGCTGCGCCAAGCTCGTGGTATTTGCCAATGCCCCCGAGGACAACCCTTTCATGGCCGGCGCCTTCCACGGCGTGGGCGAGCCGGACTGCGTCATCAACGTCGGGGTCAGCGGCCCCGGTGTCGTCAACTCCGCGGTGCGCGCGCTGGAGAATCCCTCCCTTGGCGATATCTCCGAGTGCATCAAGAAGACCGCCTTCAAGATCACCCGCATGGGGGAAATGGTCGGCAAGGAAGTCGCCCGCAGGCTGAACGCGCAGTTTGGCGTGCTCGACCTCTCCCTCGCGCCGACGCCGGCAGTAGGCGACAGCGTCGCCGCGATCCTCGAGGCGATGGGGCTGGAAAGCTGCGGCACCCACGGCACCACCGCCGCGCTGGCACTTCTGAACGACGCAGTCAAAAAAGGGGGCGCCATGGCCTCCTCCTCCGTCGGCGGCTTGAGCGGCGCCTTCATCCCGGTGAGCGAGGACGAGGGGATGATCAAGGCGGTGCAGCGCGGCTCCCTCACGCTGGACAAGCTGGAGGCGATGACCTGCGTCTGCTCGGTTGGCCTCGATATGATTGCTGTCCCCGGCGACACCTCGGCATCCACCATCTCGGCAATCATCGCAGACGAAATGGCGATCGGCATGATCAACAAAAAGACCACCGCCGTGCGCATCATCCCCGCGCCGGGAATGGAGGTAGGCGACATGGTGGAATTCGGCGGGCTCTTGGGCAGCGCCCCGATCATGCCCGTGCACCCCTTCAGCTCGGAGACCTTCATCGCCCGCGGCGGCAGGATTCCCGCACCGATCCAGTCCCTCACCAACTGA
- a CDS encoding ACT domain-containing protein, translating to MPSSRFVVTVIGLDRVGIVAGITRVMAEHSVNIADIRQTIMDDLFTMIMLAEVKSENFDLALFQQAMTAIGEELGVQVIVQHEDIFRFMHRI from the coding sequence ATGCCATCTAGTCGTTTTGTGGTGACGGTAATCGGTCTGGACAGAGTGGGTATCGTGGCGGGAATCACCCGTGTCATGGCAGAACACAGCGTCAACATAGCGGACATCAGGCAGACCATCATGGACGACCTTTTCACCATGATCATGCTCGCCGAGGTGAAGTCCGAGAACTTCGACCTCGCCCTCTTCCAGCAGGCGATGACTGCCATCGGCGAGGAGCTCGGGGTGCAGGTGATAGTGCAGCATGAAGACATTTTCCGCTTCATGCACAGGATCTAG
- a CDS encoding cache domain-containing protein, with product MIETRHPEKEWLYRLLRGGIRYRLFLLVFLIMLPFAALLGYMYYERYEIRRTHALQSELEVARGLAVSFSNYLNGIRKQSVALGHAIISTPGSEETITATLLTGTARLSPGVRNICWLSPEGVVQASSEKTLVGRDLSDRASFRKAITGSDLAISDIAPTGAVTARPTLTVSVPIRDNAGRLAGVVMTAIEPARLKEFALTQKRPEGGALAVFDTRGVLVFHSLLQNPTWEERVSWKRGDKILSRALVTQKEQAGIQRITHLQNSKWVSARVPIPPIGWIVGAGHPVDIAFEEVRTGMIGDALLGTAVFLLAFCVAALLGRSISRPLLALERDALLMGEGSTVTVEDPLAPVEVQKLRESLVDMSGALLRRSRELQESEISLRTVFDNVYDGIVIHDEMGRIIDVNKRWLEMMRVSRDQVPTLTIADASAHPPPLMELTPMWRRVLSGETMMFEWAARRPGDGAEFDSEIFLCSIRFNGKDLVMANIRDISERKRIAAELQRSRDELEIRVQERTADLARAFADLEAETELRVAAVEELRVKEQLVIQQSRLAAMGEMMGKIAHHWRQPLNVIGLMVQDMLLSAQVETLTVQEIEESTDRIMSILDRLSKSIDDFQNLFSPDTRKSVFWAQEVVETALSLLRADLEDIEVQVEDNCQRGCTVDGFRNQYLQVVLNIITNARETLQDRKVADPAIRITIAREGERTVVSISDNGGGINAEIRERIFDPYFSTKAPEKATGIGLFMAKTIIEKNMGGTLTARNRNSGAEFSIVV from the coding sequence GTGATTGAGACTCGCCATCCAGAGAAGGAATGGCTGTACCGGCTGCTGCGAGGCGGGATCCGTTACCGTCTGTTTTTGCTCGTCTTTCTGATAATGCTCCCCTTCGCTGCCCTTCTCGGCTACATGTACTATGAGCGCTACGAAATCAGACGGACCCACGCACTGCAGTCGGAGCTCGAGGTCGCGCGCGGCCTCGCCGTGTCATTCAGTAACTACCTCAATGGCATCCGCAAGCAAAGTGTCGCCCTCGGTCACGCCATAATCTCAACTCCCGGATCGGAAGAGACTATAACAGCGACGCTACTGACAGGTACAGCCCGGCTCTCCCCGGGGGTACGCAACATCTGCTGGCTCAGCCCGGAAGGCGTTGTGCAGGCTTCCAGCGAGAAGACGCTGGTGGGAAGGGACCTTTCGGACCGGGCGTCTTTCAGAAAAGCCATCACCGGCAGCGACCTTGCCATCAGCGACATCGCACCCACAGGCGCGGTAACTGCGCGGCCGACACTGACGGTTTCGGTTCCGATCCGCGACAACGCCGGAAGGCTCGCTGGCGTTGTCATGACGGCGATCGAGCCCGCACGGCTGAAGGAGTTCGCACTTACCCAGAAGCGACCCGAGGGGGGCGCTCTCGCGGTCTTTGACACGAGGGGGGTCCTGGTCTTTCACAGCCTGCTGCAGAACCCCACCTGGGAGGAGAGGGTCTCCTGGAAAAGGGGGGACAAAATTCTGTCCCGGGCCCTCGTCACCCAGAAGGAGCAGGCAGGCATCCAGCGTATCACTCATCTGCAGAATTCAAAATGGGTGTCGGCGCGCGTCCCGATACCGCCCATCGGCTGGATCGTCGGCGCCGGGCACCCGGTCGATATCGCCTTCGAAGAGGTACGGACAGGGATGATAGGCGACGCGCTTCTCGGTACCGCAGTATTTCTGCTCGCGTTTTGCGTGGCGGCGCTTCTAGGGCGCAGTATCAGCCGTCCCCTCCTGGCCCTTGAGAGGGACGCCCTTCTGATGGGAGAAGGCAGCACCGTGACCGTAGAGGACCCGCTGGCGCCGGTCGAGGTGCAGAAGCTGCGGGAGAGCTTGGTGGACATGTCGGGCGCCCTGCTGCGGCGTTCCAGGGAGTTGCAGGAAAGTGAAATCTCGCTGCGCACCGTTTTTGACAACGTCTACGACGGCATCGTCATTCACGACGAGATGGGGCGCATCATCGACGTCAACAAGCGCTGGCTGGAAATGATGCGCGTCAGCCGGGATCAGGTGCCTACCCTGACCATTGCCGACGCGTCCGCGCATCCGCCCCCCCTCATGGAGCTGACGCCCATGTGGCGCAGGGTCCTCTCCGGGGAGACGATGATGTTCGAATGGGCCGCCCGCCGTCCCGGGGACGGAGCAGAGTTTGACAGCGAGATATTCCTTTGCAGCATCCGCTTCAACGGCAAGGACCTCGTCATGGCCAACATCCGCGACATCTCCGAGCGGAAGCGGATCGCCGCCGAACTGCAGCGCTCGAGGGACGAGCTCGAGATCAGGGTACAGGAACGGACTGCCGATCTTGCCAGGGCGTTTGCCGACCTGGAGGCGGAGACGGAGCTGAGGGTTGCGGCCGTCGAGGAGTTGCGGGTGAAGGAGCAACTGGTGATCCAGCAGAGCAGGCTCGCGGCGATGGGCGAGATGATGGGAAAGATCGCCCACCACTGGCGCCAGCCACTCAACGTCATCGGGCTCATGGTCCAGGACATGCTGCTCTCGGCCCAGGTGGAGACACTCACCGTGCAGGAAATCGAGGAGAGCACCGACCGCATCATGTCCATCCTCGATCGACTCTCCAAAAGCATCGACGACTTCCAGAACCTTTTCAGCCCGGACACGAGAAAATCGGTTTTCTGGGCACAGGAGGTAGTCGAGACCGCGCTCTCCCTGCTCCGGGCCGATCTGGAGGATATCGAGGTGCAGGTCGAGGACAACTGCCAGCGCGGCTGCACTGTGGATGGCTTCAGGAATCAATACCTGCAGGTCGTATTGAACATCATCACGAACGCGCGCGAGACGCTGCAGGACCGCAAGGTAGCTGACCCCGCCATCCGCATAACGATTGCACGCGAGGGTGAGCGCACCGTCGTCTCCATTTCCGACAACGGAGGGGGGATCAACGCGGAGATCAGGGAGAGGATATTTGATCCGTACTTCTCCACGAAGGCACCCGAGAAGGCAACAGGGATCGGGCTCTTTATGGCGAAGACCATCATAGAGAAGAACATGGGCGGCACCCTCACCGCGCGAAACAGAAACTCCGGCGCCGAATTCTCCATCGTCGTCTGA
- a CDS encoding ZIP family metal transporter — protein sequence MLNGAMAAGFWGFVGGISLLVGALAGLFLPASRRVIAIIMAMGAGVLVSSVAFELMDEAYRQGGFDAASVGLTLGALLFYLGDQIVERGGGKHRKRSQGQQKGGSSTAILLGALMDGIPESIAIGVSLLRGGKVGVVMVVAVFLSNIPESLSSASGMQKAGHTRTFILTVWSLVVLVSAASSLIGYWLLAGVSGNITGGIQAFAAGAILTMLASTMMPEAYEEGGAVVGLVTTAGFLLSFVLTKMNG from the coding sequence ATGTTAAACGGTGCGATGGCCGCGGGTTTCTGGGGGTTCGTAGGCGGGATCTCCCTTCTGGTGGGAGCGCTCGCCGGGCTCTTTTTACCAGCCTCCAGACGCGTTATCGCCATCATCATGGCGATGGGGGCAGGTGTCCTCGTCTCATCGGTGGCCTTCGAGCTGATGGACGAGGCATACCGGCAGGGTGGCTTCGATGCCGCCTCCGTCGGCCTTACGCTCGGCGCGCTCCTTTTTTACCTGGGAGACCAGATTGTGGAAAGGGGAGGGGGGAAACACCGGAAACGCTCGCAGGGGCAACAGAAAGGAGGCTCGTCCACTGCCATCCTCCTCGGCGCCCTCATGGACGGGATCCCCGAGTCGATCGCCATCGGGGTAAGCCTGCTGCGAGGCGGGAAGGTGGGGGTGGTGATGGTTGTGGCGGTATTTCTGAGCAACATCCCGGAGTCCCTCTCGTCTGCCTCCGGTATGCAGAAGGCAGGACACACCCGCACCTTCATCCTCACCGTGTGGAGCCTCGTCGTCCTCGTCTCCGCGGCGAGCTCACTCATCGGCTACTGGCTTCTCGCCGGCGTTTCAGGGAATATAACGGGGGGGATACAGGCCTTTGCCGCAGGTGCCATCCTGACCATGCTGGCCAGCACGATGATGCCGGAGGCATACGAAGAGGGAGGTGCAGTCGTGGGTCTTGTCACCACTGCCGGCTTTCTCCTTTCCTTTGTTCTTACCAAGATGAACGGGTGA
- a CDS encoding class I SAM-dependent methyltransferase: MKGKSYERFRVIAPYYDAGVKALGVLLGGERGVRERVLDLLPVREGDHLLEVGCGTGTVTLMAASRVGRNGTVVGIDPSREMLARAERKLSRANSPEVRLVEGAGAPLPFPDQSFDSVIFFLVLHEMAHEDRIDSLKEALRILKPGGHLLVGELDRPPSATGRALLRILLLVEEEEASDFLRRALPSVMREGCGERIALVKRISFLGGLAQGVLYRKM; the protein is encoded by the coding sequence ATGAAAGGGAAGAGCTACGAGAGATTCAGGGTCATCGCGCCGTACTACGACGCTGGAGTGAAGGCGCTCGGCGTCCTCCTCGGGGGGGAAAGGGGGGTGCGGGAAAGGGTGCTGGATCTCCTTCCTGTCCGGGAGGGAGACCATCTGCTGGAGGTCGGATGCGGCACCGGAACGGTGACGCTGATGGCGGCGAGCCGGGTCGGGAGAAACGGCACGGTGGTGGGGATAGATCCGTCACGGGAGATGCTCGCCCGGGCCGAACGAAAGCTCTCCCGCGCGAACTCTCCGGAGGTGCGGCTTGTCGAGGGGGCGGGAGCGCCCTTGCCCTTCCCGGACCAGTCGTTCGACTCGGTGATCTTCTTTCTCGTCCTCCACGAAATGGCGCATGAGGACAGAATAGACTCCCTGAAGGAGGCATTGCGGATTCTGAAGCCGGGGGGGCATCTCCTGGTCGGCGAACTGGACCGGCCCCCTTCCGCAACGGGGCGGGCGCTGCTGCGGATCTTACTCCTCGTTGAGGAGGAGGAAGCAAGCGATTTCCTGCGCCGCGCCCTCCCCTCCGTCATGCGCGAGGGGTGCGGCGAACGGATCGCGCTGGTAAAGCGGATTTCGTTCCTCGGCGGTCTCGCTCAGGGGGTGCTTTACCGGAAGATGTGA